One region of Chlorobiota bacterium genomic DNA includes:
- the dnaX gene encoding DNA polymerase III subunit gamma/tau, which translates to MNGADSELRAMLGWHCVALHRLIPQATNGCEYTQSSRLIGLFLFGCRYCYGLAGGAIFVTSAKQKNDPQAAMSQQQEYQVTARKWRPAEFDSVVGQEHVTQTLRNAIRNSRMHHAYLFCGPRGVGKTTTARILAKSLNCLNPGEDAEPCNACESCQQITSGRSMDVVEIDGASNNSVDDIRKLRDNAKYPPVSGRYKLYIIDEVHMLSTSAFNALLKTLEEPPKHLIFVFATTEPHKVPATILSRCQRFDFRRMQIPDIVGRLRYIAEQEKMEVDDDALVVVARKADGSMRDAQSIFDQVTAFCGTTITYHQANDALNLIDQDFLFRVTDMMRTQETAEAFAIVEHLMRVGYDPQEFLISLAEHLRNYLTVITAGSTRLIEAAKMHIDRYAAEARNLEQGDIIRALHLVLAAQQAIRTAPQPRLRLELALIQLAVMDSTVNLAQLLQKIDQMPDNPNSGNTSGGNSGFTASIKAGIATTAEPSKAYSTASAGNNNNHGSSANSASIDVAEKQQPATVNNRVDLAAVPAAPSLVASRNLAAFPTAAPASVRTQPIYTSDPELPTLPQQEGTLGASLMGGGGGIVMASGSVVAEPLSAIAAGARAIPQYIPPFAEVQHRWQEFAQTACSEKKLLATTLMSAQPFEIVGSTLRICVAEETQATMLNRSREMLNQKLREFFQGAALRIESIVGMAPQPLPNNGFNNGAGAVAHRHPFLTALTELLHATPL; encoded by the coding sequence ATGAACGGAGCAGACAGTGAGTTGCGGGCGATGTTGGGCTGGCATTGCGTGGCGTTGCACCGCTTGATCCCGCAAGCCACCAACGGCTGCGAATATACCCAATCCAGCAGGCTTATCGGCCTTTTCTTGTTCGGTTGCCGTTACTGCTATGGCTTGGCTGGCGGTGCAATCTTCGTAACTTCGGCCAAGCAAAAAAACGATCCCCAAGCAGCCATGAGCCAGCAGCAAGAATATCAAGTTACCGCCCGCAAGTGGCGGCCCGCCGAGTTCGATTCCGTGGTGGGCCAGGAGCACGTGACGCAGACGCTTCGCAATGCCATTCGGAACAGCCGGATGCACCATGCCTATCTGTTCTGCGGGCCGCGTGGCGTTGGCAAAACCACAACTGCACGCATCCTTGCCAAGTCGCTGAACTGCTTGAACCCTGGGGAGGATGCCGAACCGTGCAACGCCTGCGAGTCGTGCCAACAAATCACCAGCGGGCGCTCGATGGATGTGGTGGAAATTGACGGCGCAAGCAACAACTCCGTTGATGACATCCGCAAACTGCGCGACAACGCCAAGTATCCACCGGTCTCCGGCCGCTACAAGCTCTACATCATTGACGAAGTCCACATGCTCTCCACCAGTGCGTTCAACGCGCTGCTGAAGACGCTGGAGGAACCGCCGAAGCATCTGATTTTTGTGTTTGCCACCACCGAGCCGCACAAGGTCCCAGCAACCATTCTTTCGCGCTGCCAGCGGTTCGATTTCCGGAGGATGCAGATCCCCGACATCGTGGGGCGGCTTCGGTACATTGCCGAGCAAGAGAAGATGGAGGTGGACGACGACGCGTTGGTGGTGGTGGCGCGCAAAGCGGATGGATCAATGCGTGATGCCCAATCAATTTTCGACCAGGTGACGGCATTTTGCGGAACCACCATCACCTACCACCAGGCCAACGACGCGCTGAACCTTATTGACCAAGATTTCCTGTTCCGCGTCACCGACATGATGCGCACGCAGGAGACTGCCGAGGCGTTCGCGATTGTTGAGCATCTGATGCGCGTTGGATACGACCCGCAGGAATTTTTGATAAGCCTTGCCGAGCATCTTCGCAACTACCTGACAGTGATAACGGCTGGCTCGACACGGCTGATCGAGGCCGCAAAAATGCACATTGACCGCTACGCTGCCGAGGCTCGAAATCTGGAACAGGGGGATATCATTCGGGCGTTGCATTTGGTGCTGGCGGCGCAGCAAGCAATCCGCACCGCGCCCCAACCACGGCTGCGGCTGGAGCTTGCTCTTATTCAGCTTGCGGTGATGGACTCCACGGTTAATCTGGCCCAGTTGCTGCAGAAGATTGACCAAATGCCAGACAACCCAAACAGCGGAAATACCAGCGGCGGAAACAGCGGTTTTACGGCATCCATAAAAGCGGGCATTGCCACCACTGCCGAGCCAAGCAAGGCATACTCCACGGCATCGGCTGGCAACAACAACAACCACGGAAGCAGTGCCAATTCCGCAAGCATTGACGTAGCCGAGAAGCAGCAACCAGCAACCGTAAACAATCGCGTGGATTTGGCGGCGGTTCCGGCAGCACCGTCGCTTGTGGCTTCGCGAAACCTTGCGGCGTTCCCCACCGCTGCGCCTGCTTCGGTGCGGACCCAGCCGATCTACACCAGCGACCCAGAACTGCCCACACTTCCCCAGCAAGAGGGAACGTTAGGGGCTTCGCTGATGGGCGGCGGTGGAGGGATAGTAATGGCATCGGGCAGCGTGGTTGCCGAACCGTTATCAGCTATCGCAGCGGGGGCGCGGGCTATCCCACAGTACATCCCTCCCTTTGCCGAAGTGCAACATCGCTGGCAAGAATTTGCGCAAACCGCGTGCAGCGAAAAGAAGCTGTTGGCCACCACCTTGATGTCGGCTCAGCCGTTCGAGATCGTCGGCTCGACGCTCCGCATTTGCGTTGCCGAGGAAACCCAAGCAACGATGCTGAACCGCTCGCGCGAGATGCTCAATCAAAAACTGAGGGAGTTCTTCCAGGGGGCCGCGTTGCGCATCGAGAGTATTGTTGGCATGGCACCGCAGCCGCTGCCGAACAATGGCTTCAATAACGGCGCAGGAGCGGTGGCGCATCGCCACCCTTTCCTTACCGCGCTCACGGAATTGCTACACGCCACCCCTTTGTAA
- the mraZ gene encoding division/cell wall cluster transcriptional repressor MraZ, translating into MSFFKGSELYSVDAKGRVSLPAKMRKNLAPEANDTFVVTRGPDDEPCIYAYPLDEWRKFEESLKALNQFQERDRFFVRTLLLWADEVTLDNQARISIPKGLIDFTGIDKTALIVGAIDHVEIWKPETFDNYLRGRTESYASVAQSVMGLRGA; encoded by the coding sequence ATGTCGTTTTTCAAGGGCAGCGAACTCTACTCGGTGGACGCAAAGGGGCGCGTTAGTCTCCCGGCCAAGATGCGGAAGAATCTTGCGCCGGAGGCGAACGACACCTTCGTTGTCACCCGCGGCCCCGACGACGAACCGTGCATCTACGCCTACCCGTTAGATGAATGGAGAAAGTTCGAGGAAAGCCTGAAAGCTCTCAATCAATTTCAAGAACGGGACCGCTTCTTTGTTCGGACCCTTCTGCTTTGGGCCGATGAGGTTACGCTGGATAACCAAGCCCGAATCTCCATCCCGAAAGGCTTGATTGATTTCACCGGCATTGATAAAACCGCGCTGATCGTGGGCGCGATTGACCACGTTGAAATCTGGAAGCCGGAGACCTTTGACAACTACCTGCGTGGGCGCACCGAATCCTACGCCAGCGTCGCGCAATCGGTGATGGGATTGCGGGGGGCGTGA
- the rsmH gene encoding 16S rRNA (cytosine(1402)-N(4))-methyltransferase RsmH — MEQSATLPASEPYHIPVMFRQTIQMLVRNPHGAFVDGTLGGGGHTAGILQALQSGGRVLAFDADPGAIANAAKRFADVPPERLIVRQAYFSEACAMLSNDEEKVDGVLLDLGVSSRQLDSDQIGLSYRQTMPLDMRFRPSENRRSAREIVNQDSAEAIASLLRQFGEEPAAWTIAQAIARQRRGAAIQTTTDLRNVVASVIPERFIIKTLSRVFQALRIAVNDELGELRFALDQYTGLLNEGGRFAVLTYHSLEDRIVKDAFRHEERDCICPPELPVCRCTKKQRLTVLTRKPMVPDQTEIEQNPRARSAKLRVAERVVDRREGRSAAVE; from the coding sequence ATGGAGCAATCCGCCACGTTACCAGCCAGCGAACCGTACCACATTCCGGTGATGTTCCGGCAGACGATTCAGATGCTGGTTCGCAATCCACACGGCGCGTTTGTGGACGGCACGCTGGGCGGAGGGGGGCACACCGCTGGCATCCTTCAGGCCCTGCAATCGGGTGGCCGCGTTCTTGCGTTCGATGCCGACCCAGGGGCGATTGCCAACGCCGCCAAACGGTTCGCCGATGTTCCGCCCGAACGCCTGATTGTTCGGCAAGCATACTTCAGCGAAGCCTGCGCGATGCTGAGCAATGATGAAGAAAAAGTAGATGGTGTGCTGCTCGATTTGGGCGTATCCAGCCGCCAGCTCGACAGCGATCAAATCGGCCTAAGCTACCGCCAGACGATGCCGCTGGATATGCGATTCCGGCCCAGCGAAAATCGGCGCTCGGCACGCGAGATTGTCAACCAAGATTCTGCCGAAGCTATTGCTTCGCTGCTGCGCCAATTTGGCGAAGAACCTGCCGCTTGGACAATCGCCCAAGCAATCGCCCGCCAGCGTCGTGGCGCGGCAATCCAAACAACAACCGATCTGCGCAACGTGGTTGCATCGGTGATACCGGAACGGTTCATTATCAAAACACTGTCGCGGGTATTTCAAGCCCTGCGCATCGCGGTGAACGATGAGCTTGGCGAGCTTCGGTTCGCGCTGGACCAGTACACAGGGCTGCTGAATGAAGGGGGAAGGTTTGCGGTGCTGACCTACCATTCGCTGGAGGACCGCATCGTGAAAGATGCCTTCCGCCACGAAGAACGGGATTGCATCTGCCCTCCGGAACTGCCGGTCTGCCGCTGCACCAAGAAGCAACGCCTAACGGTGCTGACGCGCAAGCCAATGGTGCCGGACCAAACCGAGATTGAGCAGAACCCACGCGCACGCAGCGCAAAACTTCGGGTTGCCGAACGGGTGGTGGACCGCAGGGAAGGAAGATCCGCAGCAGTCGAATAA
- a CDS encoding cell division protein FtsL, which produces MAASSGIITITNRLIRRRRKASPAAAVADAAAMPTKRALFVRRWFAAGALLVASGLIVLYVANSIAINNLVADITSLERERDATRNENEKLRAELLKLMAVERVSQLARARLGMAQPTVPPVLLQEPSAVVPPANAQATGISANQ; this is translated from the coding sequence ATGGCCGCATCATCAGGCATTATCACGATTACCAACCGGCTGATCCGGCGGCGGCGCAAAGCATCGCCGGCGGCGGCGGTTGCCGATGCGGCGGCCATGCCCACCAAACGCGCCTTGTTCGTCCGCCGCTGGTTTGCTGCCGGCGCACTGCTGGTGGCCTCGGGCCTGATTGTGCTGTATGTGGCCAACAGCATCGCCATCAACAACTTGGTGGCCGACATCACATCGCTGGAACGGGAGCGGGACGCAACGCGAAACGAGAACGAAAAGCTCCGCGCCGAACTGCTAAAACTGATGGCCGTTGAGCGCGTTTCCCAGCTGGCACGCGCAAGGCTTGGAATGGCGCAGCCAACCGTGCCTCCGGTGCTGCTGCAGGAACCTTCCGCAGTGGTCCCGCCTGCCAACGCGCAGGCAACGGGAATTTCTGCCAACCAATAA
- a CDS encoding UDP-N-acetylmuramoyl-L-alanyl-D-glutamate--2,6-diaminopimelate ligase produces the protein MPNVIDLQTILAPVEGLRELRGDRTLPVTGIRHDSRTVAAGDMYVAINGRDDQGLRYVPEAIAAGAKIIVTDAPDALPIEVRSNESITLVVVDDARAAMGEMANRLHNYPAHRMKVFGITGTNGKTTTAWLLLQLLEAAGERVGMIGTLGKYLHGTFTPTGYTTPESPELVALLAEMADANCTAVVMEVSSHALALHRVGGVRFHAAIFTNLTQDHLDFHGSMAEYHDAKKRLFDHLDADRSAVVNLDDLHGTTMVRDSYANVVAYGAKEEADAHIAETELGADHTAWTLKLSEQLGGDTLRLRSPLVGAFNIWNATAAVATALTEGMEKALLVQTVRQLRPVPGRMETIPLPNGAVAVVDYAHTPDALAKALSTLRQISGTGTLTVVFGCGGDRDRTKRPIMGQLAARLADRVILTSDNPRSEDPEAILDQIAAGIAPDAPAAAAVVRISDRATAIRTALSGAHAGDVLLVAGKGHEDYQIIGTQKTYFDDGEVVRNWAAAQSAAQLQQPQELAS, from the coding sequence TTGCCCAACGTGATTGACCTGCAAACCATACTGGCTCCTGTTGAAGGGCTTCGCGAGCTGCGGGGGGACCGAACGCTTCCGGTTACGGGAATCCGGCACGACAGCCGCACGGTGGCCGCCGGGGATATGTACGTGGCAATCAACGGGCGCGACGACCAGGGCCTTCGCTACGTTCCCGAAGCGATTGCTGCCGGGGCAAAGATCATCGTCACCGATGCTCCCGATGCCTTGCCGATCGAAGTCCGCAGCAACGAATCCATCACCCTTGTGGTGGTTGATGATGCCCGCGCCGCAATGGGGGAAATGGCCAACCGGCTCCACAACTACCCCGCGCACCGGATGAAGGTGTTTGGCATCACCGGAACCAACGGCAAAACCACAACGGCGTGGCTGCTGCTGCAACTTCTGGAAGCTGCTGGCGAGCGGGTTGGAATGATTGGAACATTGGGGAAATATCTGCACGGAACCTTCACCCCAACCGGATACACAACCCCGGAATCCCCCGAGCTGGTGGCCTTGCTTGCGGAAATGGCCGATGCCAACTGCACCGCCGTGGTGATGGAAGTTTCCTCGCACGCGTTGGCGTTGCATCGGGTTGGTGGGGTTCGGTTCCACGCGGCAATCTTCACCAATCTGACACAGGATCATCTGGATTTTCACGGATCAATGGCTGAATATCATGATGCCAAAAAACGCCTCTTCGATCACCTGGATGCCGACCGATCCGCAGTGGTCAATCTCGACGACCTACACGGAACCACAATGGTTCGTGACAGCTACGCCAATGTCGTTGCCTACGGCGCAAAAGAAGAAGCGGACGCGCACATCGCGGAAACGGAGCTTGGGGCGGACCACACCGCCTGGACGCTGAAATTATCGGAACAGCTTGGGGGCGATACGCTGCGGCTTCGCTCGCCATTGGTTGGTGCTTTCAACATCTGGAACGCAACCGCAGCAGTTGCAACCGCGCTGACCGAAGGAATGGAGAAAGCCTTGTTGGTCCAGACCGTTCGCCAGCTTCGCCCGGTTCCTGGAAGAATGGAAACCATCCCCCTTCCGAACGGAGCCGTTGCCGTGGTGGATTACGCCCACACCCCCGATGCCCTTGCCAAAGCCCTATCAACGCTGCGCCAGATTAGCGGCACAGGAACGCTGACGGTGGTGTTCGGCTGCGGCGGGGACCGCGACCGCACGAAGCGGCCAATCATGGGCCAGCTGGCCGCACGCCTTGCCGACCGTGTGATACTTACCAGCGACAACCCCCGCAGCGAAGACCCAGAAGCGATTCTGGACCAGATCGCTGCCGGAATCGCGCCCGACGCGCCAGCCGCTGCGGCAGTGGTCCGGATTAGCGACCGCGCCACGGCCATCCGCACGGCACTAAGCGGCGCACACGCGGGCGACGTTCTGCTGGTTGCCGGGAAAGGGCATGAAGATTACCAGATCATCGGCACGCAAAAAACGTATTTCGATGATGGTGAGGTTGTTCGCAATTGGGCAGCGGCGCAATCGGCGGCGCAGCTTCAGCAACCCCAGGAGCTGGCTTCATGA
- a CDS encoding UDP-N-acetylmuramoyl-tripeptide--D-alanyl-D-alanine ligase yields MSLFGTVRNLLNILCAEAAAEAAAQPQFVGPTAALRRSVRGVSTDTRSLKKGDAFVALAGENFDGHSFIRTAAERGAAIAIVANAWNDERERDPAPLPVISVADTLAAYGWLARAHRLQFQIPVIAVAGSNGKTTTKEMIADVLSARYNVLRTEGNLNNLVGVPAMMLRMNPQHTAAVIEIGTNMPGEIESLCRILRPTHGIITNIGREHLELLGTIEGVAQEEGSLFRWLAANGGTAFVNLDDRNVARLAKGLPTSVSYSLRKPADLRGISGPLNELGTPSLAIRFGEKEWPIALQTPGVHTATNALAAAAVGRALKVPPASLKRALESFQPPKYKGGYARLAIAQSASGATILNDTYNANPDSMLAALHTLRALRPGRGGRRIAVLGDMRELGASSATEHQNIGEAIPKMKVAHALFFGTEMQQAHRAVVAAHGATQSQHFAEKKGLIAALQSLLNPNDVVLVKGSRGMKMEEVVAAIMDR; encoded by the coding sequence ATGAGTCTGTTCGGTACGGTTCGCAATCTGCTGAATATCCTGTGCGCCGAAGCTGCAGCCGAAGCCGCAGCCCAGCCACAGTTTGTTGGTCCAACCGCCGCGCTTCGCCGTAGCGTCCGCGGGGTTTCCACCGACACACGCTCTTTGAAAAAAGGAGATGCCTTTGTTGCGCTGGCCGGGGAGAACTTCGACGGCCACAGCTTTATCCGGACCGCAGCGGAGCGCGGGGCCGCAATCGCCATTGTTGCGAATGCTTGGAATGATGAGAGAGAGAGAGACCCCGCTCCGCTGCCGGTCATTTCCGTTGCCGATACGCTTGCGGCCTACGGCTGGCTTGCGCGGGCGCACCGCTTGCAATTCCAGATTCCGGTGATTGCCGTTGCCGGGTCCAACGGCAAGACAACCACAAAGGAGATGATCGCCGACGTTCTTTCGGCACGCTACAACGTGCTCCGGACCGAGGGGAATCTGAACAACCTTGTTGGCGTGCCGGCAATGATGCTTCGGATGAACCCGCAGCACACCGCAGCAGTGATCGAGATCGGAACAAATATGCCGGGGGAGATCGAATCGCTCTGCCGAATCCTGAGGCCAACGCACGGGATTATCACCAACATCGGGCGCGAACATCTGGAGCTGCTGGGAACAATCGAAGGGGTTGCCCAGGAGGAAGGATCGCTCTTCCGCTGGCTTGCCGCAAACGGCGGAACAGCCTTCGTCAACCTTGACGACCGCAACGTTGCCCGGCTGGCAAAAGGCTTGCCAACATCAGTAAGCTACAGCCTGCGGAAGCCGGCCGACCTGCGCGGAATTTCGGGACCGCTGAACGAACTGGGCACGCCATCGTTGGCGATTCGGTTTGGCGAAAAAGAGTGGCCGATAGCCCTGCAGACCCCGGGCGTCCACACAGCAACCAACGCCCTTGCGGCGGCGGCGGTGGGGCGGGCGCTGAAGGTTCCCCCCGCAAGCCTGAAACGCGCGCTGGAATCGTTCCAGCCACCGAAGTATAAGGGCGGCTACGCACGGCTTGCAATCGCGCAATCGGCCAGCGGGGCAACCATTCTGAACGACACGTACAACGCCAATCCCGACTCGATGCTGGCCGCGTTGCACACGCTGCGGGCACTGCGGCCAGGGCGCGGCGGAAGAAGAATCGCGGTGCTTGGCGACATGCGCGAACTGGGCGCAAGCTCCGCAACCGAGCATCAGAACATCGGGGAAGCAATCCCCAAAATGAAAGTTGCCCACGCGCTGTTTTTTGGAACCGAGATGCAGCAGGCACACCGCGCCGTTGTTGCCGCGCATGGGGCAACGCAATCGCAACACTTCGCCGAAAAAAAGGGGCTGATAGCGGCACTGCAATCGCTGCTGAACCCGAACGATGTGGTCCTGGTGAAAGGCTCGCGTGGGATGAAGATGGAAGAAGTGGTGGCGGCGATAATGGATAGATAG